In the genome of Desulfovibrio desulfuricans, one region contains:
- a CDS encoding N-acetylmuramoyl-L-alanine amidase: protein MAGKSTQPKASEQVSSTNMRRLVPPLAFLAALCLMVVCFYDSGYTSLPPTGKRYDLAKASIDTLRQDEKRSGQREPWENLAAEFRAIYDADPGWPNRPAALFRAAESLEELARRSFAKADARKAIECYEAVAQRHADSRLADDALFRAAKLRAAWLKDDKGALALLERIKSQYPKGDMLQEALALEKTLQAAANGRTAPEARQVASTDGKEPKDELAARSAGQASTAAQANGNADTASMQKAAPPQPLPQADLLPRYREAKAKMDALRADKVRSCWRQPWEELTTEFLRIYISRKDWAISPGALFRAASSQEALSDCSHLADEYRQARDLYLKLAQEFPKSALADDSLLRAAAIDADHLNQPGEALELLDAIAALYSGGDKTAEAQTLRSRLTGAPANASAADKPVAAAPAAKPVVQALSWNSLSKNSVEIVLELSAPARFTAKLNNAATSGKARTGPTSLQVALENAAVEKTVRKGVSIRGSLFKGMSVSDGKAGEAVLQFNFQDARRFDTRTESNPCRIILRVASGTTLLPPVNNAKGGFAQAQLSESGQPDESGQPDATAQAGATGQAAGVAANSSTPAGPPSPRLVRDMARQLGLTVRTVFIDAGHGGRDPGANHNGVLERAISLDVALTLGRLLEANGLDVVYSRTGDKSVSLRERTVMANAAGADLFVSIHVNANDDASVQGFETYYLDIASNPDAARLATLENADGDHKLGDMQKMLADVMLNARVDESRHLAQDVQRMAQFRFKKRQFDIKDNGIKSAPFIVLLGAQMPAVLIEIGYCTNKEEAARLLTPKYRMTLAEGMAEGILAYKDKLLKRRTVQNSLTQEGAGAM, encoded by the coding sequence GTGGCCGGAAAATCCACCCAGCCCAAGGCTTCCGAACAGGTTAGCAGCACCAACATGCGTCGGCTTGTGCCGCCGCTGGCCTTTCTTGCCGCCCTCTGCCTGATGGTTGTCTGTTTTTACGACTCCGGCTACACGTCGCTGCCGCCTACCGGCAAGCGCTATGATCTGGCCAAGGCCAGCATCGACACCCTGCGTCAGGACGAAAAACGCTCGGGTCAGCGAGAACCGTGGGAAAACCTTGCTGCCGAGTTCCGCGCCATCTATGATGCAGACCCCGGCTGGCCCAACCGTCCCGCAGCCCTGTTCCGCGCAGCGGAAAGCCTTGAGGAACTGGCGCGCCGCTCATTTGCCAAGGCAGACGCCAGAAAAGCTATCGAATGTTATGAGGCCGTTGCCCAACGCCATGCGGACAGCCGCCTTGCGGACGACGCACTGTTTCGCGCGGCCAAACTGCGCGCTGCATGGCTCAAGGACGACAAGGGGGCGCTGGCCCTGCTTGAGCGCATCAAGAGCCAATACCCCAAGGGCGACATGCTTCAGGAGGCGCTGGCACTGGAAAAGACACTTCAGGCCGCAGCCAATGGGCGCACAGCGCCTGAAGCGCGCCAGGTTGCCAGCACTGACGGTAAAGAGCCAAAGGACGAGCTGGCCGCCAGATCCGCAGGCCAGGCGTCAACGGCCGCGCAGGCAAACGGCAACGCCGATACCGCTTCGATGCAGAAAGCAGCGCCGCCGCAGCCATTGCCTCAGGCCGACCTGCTGCCGCGCTACCGCGAGGCCAAGGCCAAAATGGATGCCCTGCGCGCAGACAAGGTGCGCTCGTGCTGGCGGCAACCTTGGGAAGAACTGACCACGGAATTTCTGCGCATCTACATAAGCCGCAAAGACTGGGCGATCTCGCCGGGCGCGCTGTTTCGCGCGGCCTCAAGCCAGGAGGCCCTGTCCGACTGCTCGCACCTGGCGGATGAATACCGTCAGGCCCGCGATCTTTACCTCAAACTGGCGCAGGAATTTCCCAAAAGCGCCCTCGCGGACGATTCGCTGCTGCGCGCCGCCGCCATTGACGCCGACCACCTCAATCAACCGGGTGAGGCGCTCGAGCTGCTTGACGCCATCGCGGCCCTGTACTCCGGCGGCGACAAAACCGCGGAAGCACAGACGCTCCGTAGCCGCCTCACTGGCGCACCCGCCAATGCATCCGCCGCAGACAAGCCCGTTGCCGCAGCGCCAGCTGCCAAGCCTGTCGTGCAGGCTCTCTCCTGGAATTCACTGAGCAAAAACAGTGTGGAAATCGTACTGGAGCTCAGCGCCCCTGCCCGCTTCACCGCCAAGCTCAACAATGCGGCAACAAGCGGCAAGGCGCGGACCGGGCCGACTTCACTGCAGGTAGCGCTGGAAAACGCCGCTGTGGAAAAAACCGTACGCAAAGGCGTGAGCATACGCGGCAGCCTCTTCAAAGGCATGAGCGTGAGCGACGGCAAGGCAGGCGAAGCGGTACTCCAGTTCAATTTTCAGGATGCCCGGCGGTTTGACACGCGTACAGAATCAAATCCCTGCCGTATTATCCTGCGCGTAGCGAGCGGCACAACACTTCTGCCCCCTGTAAACAACGCCAAGGGCGGATTTGCCCAGGCGCAGCTCAGTGAATCGGGCCAGCCTGATGAATCGGGGCAGCCCGATGCGACGGCTCAGGCAGGGGCAACGGGGCAGGCTGCCGGTGTCGCCGCCAACAGCAGCACGCCCGCAGGACCGCCTTCGCCGCGTCTGGTGCGCGATATGGCCCGCCAGCTGGGCCTTACCGTACGCACGGTATTTATTGACGCCGGTCACGGCGGCCGCGACCCCGGCGCCAACCACAATGGAGTGCTAGAGCGCGCCATCTCCCTCGACGTGGCCCTGACCCTTGGCCGCCTGCTTGAAGCCAACGGCCTTGATGTGGTTTATAGCCGCACAGGCGACAAATCCGTTTCACTGCGCGAGCGTACGGTCATGGCCAATGCCGCTGGGGCCGACCTGTTTGTGTCCATCCATGTCAACGCCAATGACGACGCCAGCGTACAGGGATTTGAAACCTACTACCTCGACATCGCCAGCAACCCTGACGCCGCCCGCCTGGCCACGCTTGAAAACGCCGACGGCGACCACAAACTCGGCGACATGCAAAAAATGCTGGCCGACGTCATGCTTAACGCCAGGGTGGATGAATCGCGCCATCTGGCGCAGGACGTGCAGCGCATGGCGCAGTTCCGCTTTAAAAAGCGGCAGTTTGATATAAAGGACAACGGCATCAAGTCTGCACCGTTTATTGTCCTGCTCGGTGCGCAAATGCCTGCGGTGCTTATTGAAATTGGTTACTGCACTAATAAGGAAGAAGCAGCCCGTCTGCTCACGCCCAAATACCGCATGACTCTGGCCGAGGGGATGGCCGAGGGCATCCTGGCCTACAAGGACAAGCTTCTCAAGCGCCGCACGGTCCAGAATTCCTTGACGCAAGAAGGCGCTGGTGCTATGTGA
- a CDS encoding OmpH family outer membrane protein: protein MRKVLMTAVAVGMLLAGQVCAADGSAVPAAKIGVVDMQTVATQSIPAQAAKTTMENKFGNERNELEKQGEALKKKAEALKNPKASEEKKLDFIRSKQDLDQKTRNFLRKVEQEEVKLRQDMVTLVFSATYEVARAKGFNFVVDVTAGGVLYADQSMDLTQDVLTEVNKIYKDKSKDDKGAKK from the coding sequence ATGCGCAAGGTTTTGATGACGGCTGTTGCGGTTGGCATGCTGCTTGCCGGACAAGTCTGTGCTGCTGACGGCAGCGCCGTGCCTGCAGCCAAGATCGGTGTTGTTGACATGCAGACGGTGGCTACGCAGAGCATCCCTGCCCAGGCCGCCAAAACAACAATGGAAAACAAGTTCGGCAATGAACGCAACGAACTTGAAAAGCAGGGCGAAGCGCTGAAAAAGAAAGCCGAAGCTCTGAAAAACCCCAAGGCCAGCGAAGAAAAGAAGCTGGACTTCATCCGTTCCAAGCAGGATCTGGACCAGAAGACACGCAACTTCCTGCGCAAGGTTGAACAGGAAGAAGTGAAGCTTCGCCAAGACATGGTTACCCTTGTCTTCAGCGCTACCTACGAAGTTGCCCGCGCCAAGGGCTTCAACTTTGTGGTGGACGTCACTGCTGGCGGCGTGCTGTATGCCGACCAGTCCATGGATCTGACCCAGGACGTGCTGACCGAAGTCAACAAGATCTACAAAGACAAATCCAAGGACGACAAGGGCGCCAAGAAGTAA
- the fabZ gene encoding 3-hydroxyacyl-ACP dehydratase FabZ, giving the protein MQDTTPQNLSMDIQRILRLLPHRYPFLLVDRVVECVSGSHIRAYKNVTFNEPFFQGHFPGAPIMPGVLILEALAQTGGLLAVSGMESLDDKLFLFTGLDGVKFRRQVTPGDRLDLECSNLRMKLKLCKMDARAYVDGKLAAEAQITAAIGDRPKS; this is encoded by the coding sequence ATGCAGGATACCACCCCCCAGAACTTGAGCATGGACATACAGCGCATTTTGCGGCTGCTGCCCCACCGCTATCCTTTTTTGTTGGTGGACAGGGTGGTGGAATGCGTTTCAGGCTCTCATATCCGGGCCTACAAAAATGTTACCTTTAACGAACCTTTTTTTCAGGGGCATTTTCCCGGTGCGCCCATCATGCCCGGCGTGCTCATTCTGGAGGCTCTGGCCCAGACAGGCGGTCTGCTGGCCGTTTCGGGCATGGAGAGCCTTGACGACAAGCTCTTTTTGTTTACCGGCCTTGACGGCGTAAAATTCCGTCGGCAGGTGACGCCGGGCGACAGGCTTGATCTTGAATGCAGCAACCTGCGCATGAAGCTCAAACTTTGCAAGATGGACGCCCGTGCCTATGTGGACGGCAAGCTGGCAGCCGAAGCCCAGATTACCGCCGCCATCGGCGACAGGCCCAAGAGCTAG